Proteins from one Bombus pascuorum chromosome 15, iyBomPasc1.1, whole genome shotgun sequence genomic window:
- the LOC132914779 gene encoding uncharacterized protein LOC132914779 isoform X3, producing the protein MSFVLKLGTVETSLEKKNCSSGQPSSSVNQETSNTTGTDDAGGKPQILQCLESAAEIPAGHVISFSTVKSVSVTYPVAKAVREVQRITGPQTNTTQVLSTRVISQKLPSSSHQTQPAPLTLNVSSNVTHVPVNAQSLSSPGSGVAHVYPLQHATVSTQSKQQTRNQVVVTCEGKQQQQQTTTISSLQASMSLKVQPVPSQLVVSNNAVRAITTATSLPNIQRIHVKTQNLVGQGQTVNLQKVKAVTNVSQGVTVQRNSVPRIQTAQKSQMSSTGTAQTTQFAVNQVTNNTNVQRVQQQGNSTLQKAQANAANTQKVAQVYNNQKKLQVQSQKTVTVPRQQSNAAAVNNVQKCGNSVAGMQKVQVMGQVQCQQQLPQVQKHVQQVQPPTQHQRSQTATALQKSQTATTVNSSRVQSFASACKSNSVPNISKTLQNANLLTVNKQPVISQPQQSQQVHIQNSSQLQQQLLQQTSQAQQQSQQQVAQKQQPQQQQQANTNPQTQKSHSITNVHQKVATIAATIPNNQRTQVVNSKIQQQQMVMRVGVAKNQAQNLQQSNLKSSVPQKIANTVKTSNSQNVVQQSLHRNANAQPVKIIQQQQNVIGPQNAQKQPGCIKTIPPQKPAQRNHTQKVSGIKTSLNTNVTAVKGQGPATAIAQKTSIKTLLPQQTVAANMLMHKNQPIKIQQQAMQQKQLITTSQFSQQVRQQSGQVKTLLPVTSMEPRKDVENKIEPELRESKEDERQQRPITPIIRIPPPYECLQYVLQDHNYGAPPPRTPSPPSPPSHAKQPINGAGSSSTTSQHPYIYGKVVSGANMDDDAASAISSEIGRDAELEGEETETAPEGEGDDEDSVTRCICDFEHDDGYMICCDRCLVWQHVDCMGIDRSNIPDEYLCEICRPRRVDRQRARALQMRKREELLNSDTSSDASSTSSADTDVGVSTIPKKRTLQQQIPRRKSEPPQVRRLNNNNNNNNNNVAKRQRRDSHPRQSSAVRKKEATKRGPGKRKAKRRMSLEDKEEETQDTWSSNVAPLRQWIERYEEAVTNHYSPELRARISSIKVNGTHSDLRQSNMNVIATGKCRLNVHSNNVRFLVATMYLPPNTPVVELRGKYMLSTQHRPSYPQGRHHTQRPGPFVFFYRLPRDGTEVCVDTRTYGNDARFVRRSCKPNAEVKHCIEKGTLHLYIVTTSAIEKNAEITIRHEQHDLLLSPNPNSPMMPIVCACNNPRECQIVSLNQLNRRGSNGALAENADGRERRRRGRRNTICEDSDSSTVISNNTVITQPAPPPTTVSSSVSAPPRRTVTTTVANTVRQIPKEEPLTLVQQPQTSPNLSQPIVPETKKDKKKMTREERKMEAIMKAFERLEKAEQRKQEVQARNAQRKESGGTHSDNEDSHSVTIQTKQKQQNSDRPLRRKRRKGRARTTSTSQSQSSSRRTRLNSADSDESSGEESNSMQSPPLLSQNHSQSRDAPYHLHTPAKSTNESVATAAHQGIPTAAGLLLALANSNAPGPSSPPLQQPTPVKSPTCDSGASSSSQSSTPSTPLSSACLLVAAAVGPLAPGFKFPKTKKVLMNEWLKESPDPPQSNISQISPLPALPPASATNSINPLCRSSDFSLPTDSSAEFLTQSYAAKSLATLVQAANSVSGICDSPPQRKQQAISGHTVCPVSTGSAKKRWLRQAISEECDSPNSRPESPPASEMVAPPKKRRIARESLSSDNYTPPTTPTMLVPESTSNNRSLCPVEDDFIEHLQSSLVDQNEEGHTTTESVKQEIASHEHVNSNDIVRQKLSIDISQDFHLKNVKSEKHLVIDISIMKEENIGVKKEEKDEMDCDTYMHLESKSFIKNELRSVKNELVSHQKNRSKKEYIIKKEENLDMEKGTVEIVDQNEGDTEMEDFSSPIAVMESDAILKERVAEMKLEFGGSINEMVKVEDDKCDDYKRSEDMKCEIKSDDNMSIDEFDVEAQMKKITGDDGNDYKEKVDTSSEKDKSMDGIEGLMESSKEDSESEDKEIDDVKYESSSFKSFNLNHEEKLFKEFGSKSESECIIENSIKEIEQSQESQKLEQPSAFVTSSEESIFESVSSNMDTESITEPPKSFHSIPPLSERIRKKTEATSAPKSQLNFEAAIIESTIDMETEDESKNGEQKSMLSTALRELLEAKLDDLTNESAKEEVIEENNVPYIEPKCETSEQIIEIQECTTKPIPQNVHNEETPIKEEEAPPKEIKRLKDPRTVVPNSMPAPAFKPETIPPVKRKLSISEYRKRKQQSSGTPPEPEPSSDASTTDKGGARGRSDSASSGTSSLSSDEEGSKISLSLDVPTLTTLPLFTNTEGEEKKGGEEGTIGWSAAPTLVERQRENLTERLKREFGLFLSDDEEERARKHGLTAEAILKARKTSPPHPTVSNTPPGYPVPQLPPQPYIPPPGSASIHYSQFQAKPCPVQYSNFTVPQNSAQQVYSNATPQTSANKQPQQFLVPQASQAPPGSNPYPPQFIPPSTTAVSISKYTPVTPPPGNQMYPASGQSQKQFYNHPAPRS; encoded by the exons ATGAGCTTCGTCTTAAAGTTGGGCACCGTAGAAACATCCCTCGAGAAGAAGAACTGCAGCAGCGGTCAGCCGTCCTCGTCGGTGAATCAGGAAACATCGAACACGACGGGAACCGACGATGCCGGCGGCAAACCACAGATCCTTCAATGTTTGGAGAGTGCCGCAGAAATTCCAGCTGGTCATGTTATTTCCTTTTCCACCGTGAAATCAGTTAGCGTTACCTATCCAGTAGCAAAAGCCGTTAGGGAGGTGCAGAGAATCACTGGACCTCAAACGAATACCACCCAGGTGCTGTCGACTCGCGTCATCTCTCAGAAATTACCGTCGTCTAGCCATCAAACACAGCCCGCGCCTTTAACGCTGAACGTATCCTCCAACGTAACCCATGTTCCGGTAAACGCTCAATCTTTATCATCTCCAGGTAGCGGAGTAGCACATGTGTATCCTTTGCAGCATGCTACAGTATCCACGCAGAGCAAACAGCAAACTAGAAATCAGGTGGTCGTCACCTGTGAGGGCaagcaacagcagcaacagaCGACCACGATATCTAGTTTGCAGGCTAGCATGTCTTTAAAAGTTCAACCGGTCCCTTCGCAGCTTGTCGTAAGCAACAACGCGGTTAGAGCCATCACTACCGCGACTTCGTTGCCCAACATTCAAAGGATACACGTGAAAACGCAAAATCTCGTCGGACAGGGTCAGACGGTTAACTTGCAGAAAGTGAAGGCTGTGACGAATGTCAGTCAAGGGGTAACCGTGCAGAGGAACTCCGTACCTAGGATACAGACCGCACAGAAGAGCCAAATGTCGTCGACTGGTACCGCTCAAACCACCCAGTTTGCTGTTAATCAAGTCACGAACAATACCAACGTACAGAGAGTCCAACAACAAGGGAATTCGACGCTTCAAAAAGCGCAAGCAAACGCCGCGAACACGCAGAAAGTAGCGCAAGTCTACAATAACCAAAAG AAATTACAGGTTCAGTCGCAGAAGACCGTGACTGTGCCTAGGCAGCAATCGAACGCTGCGGCGGTGAATAACGTCCAAAAATGTGGCAACTCCGTAGCTGGTATGCAGAAGGTACAAGTAATGGGGCAAGTGCAATGTCAGCAACAGTTACCGCAGGTTCAGAAACACGTGCAACAAGTTCAGCCGCCGACGCAGCATCAGAGATCACAAACTGCGACGGCTTTGCAAAAGTCTCAGACTGCGACCACGGTTAATTCCAGCAGAGTACAATCTTTCGCGAGCGCTTGCAAGAGTAACAGCGTTCCAAATATCAGTAAAACGCTCCAAAACGCCAACTTATTAACCGTAAACAAACAACCAGTAATCTCACAGCCACAACAATCGCAGCAAGTACATATCCAGAACTCGTCCCAATTGCAACAACAGTTGCTACAGCAGACTTCACAAGCACAACAACAATCGCAGCAACAAGTGGCGCAGAAACAACAGCctcagcagcaacaacaagcGAATACGAATCCACAAACACAGAAAAGTCACAGTATTACGAATGTTCACCAAAAGGTTGCGACGATCGCCGCGACCATCCCCAATAATCAACGAACTCAGGTAGTTAACTCTAAGatacaacaacaacaaatgGTAATGAGAGTAGGTGTGGCGAAGAATCAAGCGCAAAATTTACAGCAGAGCAATTTAAAAAGTAGTGTACCTCAGAAAATTGCGAATACCGTAAAAACTTCGAACTCGCAGAACGTCGTGCAACAGTCGTTGCATAGAAATGCGAACGCGCAGccagtaaaaataattcagcAACAACAGAACGTTATAGGGCCGCAGAATGCTCAAAAGCAGCCTGGATGCATCAAAACGATACCTCCTCAAAAACCAGCTCAGAGGAATCACACGCAAAAAGTATCCGGTATTAAGACCTCTCTAAATACAAACGTAACTGCGGTGAAAGGTCAAGGTCCGGCAACTGCGATCGCACAAAAGACAAGCATCAAAACCTTGCTTCCTCAACAGACTGTTGCCGCGAATATGTTGATGCATAAAAATCAACCGATTAAAATACAACAGCAAGCTATGCAACAAAAACAACTTATTACAACGTCACAGTTTTCCCAGCAAGTTAGACAACAATCTGGACAAGTGAAGACGTTACTACCAGTAACTAGCATGGAACCTCGCAAAGATGTTGAGAACAA aattgaACCCGAGCTGCGCGAATCTAAAGAAGACGAACGTCAACAACGTCCTATAACTCCAATTATAAGAATACCTCCGCCTTACGAG TGTCTTCAGTACGTCCTACAGGATCACAATTATGGGGCACCACCACCACGAACACCGTCACCTCCGTCACCCCCATCTCACGCAAAACAGCCTATCAACGGTGCCGGAAGTTCGTCTACGACTTCTCAGCATCCTTACATTTATGGAAAAG TCGTTAGTGGCGCTAATATGGACGACGATGCAGCCAGTGCTATCAGTAGCGAAATAGGCAGGGACGCAGAACTGGAAGGCGAAGAAACCGAAACTGCTCCCGAGGGTGAAGGGGATGATGAAGACAGTGTTACTAGATGTAtatg CGATTTTGAACATGATGACGGATACATGATCTGCTGTGATCGTTGTTT agTTTGGCAACACGTTGATTGCATGGGTATAGATCGTTCTAACATTCCTGACGAATACCTCTGTGAAATTTGTCGACCACGACGAGTAGATAGGCAAAGAGCTCGTGCATTGCAAATGCGTAAACGCGAGGAATTGTTAAATTCAGATACATCATCCGATGCATCGTCCACCAGTTCGGCAGATACTGACGTTGGAGTCAGTACGATCCCCAAAAAACGAACTTTGCAACAGCAAATTCCTCGACGAAAATCCGAACCACCGCAAGTAAGACGACTgaacaacaataacaataataataataataacgtcgCGAAAAGGCAGAGGAGAGATTCTCATCCGAGACAATCCAGTGCTGTTCGTAAAAAAGAAGCTACAAAGCGAGGCCCAGGTAAACGCAAAGCTAAACGGAGAATGAGTTTGGAAGATAAAGAGGAGGAAACTCAAGATACGTGGAGCTCCAACGTCGCGCCACTAAGGCAGTGGATCGAACGTTACGAGGAAGCAGTGACAAATCACTATAGTCCAGAATTGCGAGCCAGGATATCATCTATCAAAGTAAATGGCACACACAGCGATTTGAGACAGAGTAACATGAATGTCATTGCCACCGGAAAGTGTAGGCTCAACGTACATAGTAACAACGTTAGG TTTCTGGTAGCAACGATGTATCTCCCACCAAACACACCCGTCGTTGAATTACGAGGAAAGTATATGTTAAGTACGCAACATCGACCGTCCTATCCTCAAGGAAGGCATCATACCCAGAGGCCCGGACCCTTTGTATTCTTTTATCGATTACCACGAGACGGAACAGAAGTCTGTGTAGACACAAGAACGTATGGAAACGATGCTAGATTTGTGCGACGTAGTTGTAAACCTAACGCGGAAGTGAAACATTGTATAGAAAAAGGAACGTTACATTTGTATATTGTGACTACAAGCGCGATTGAGAAAAATGCCGAAATTACGATCAGACACGAGCAACATGATCTCTTGCTATCGCCTAATCCAAATAGCCCCATGATGCCCATTGTCTGTGCGTGTAATAACCCAAGGGAATGTCAAATAGTGTCTCTAAATCAGTTGAACAGAAGAGGAAGCAACGGAGCATTGGCTGAGAATGCAGATGGCCGAGAACGGAGACGAAGGGGTAGACGAAACACAATTTGCGAGGACAGCGATTCCTCGACCGTGATATCCAATAATACTGTCATCACGCAACCTGCACCACCGCCGACGACAGTGTCATCATCGGTATCCGCGCCACCAAGAAGGACAGTTACAACCACTGTTGCAAATACGGTGCGCCAAATACCTAAAGAGGAACCGCTGACGTTAGTGCAACAGCCGCAAACTTCTCCGAACTTAAGTCAACCAATAGTGCCAGAGACTAAGAAAGACAAGAAGAAGATGACCagagaagagaggaagatGGAAGCTATTATGAAAGCTTTCGAGAGGCTCGAGAAAGCGGAACAAAGGAAACAAGAAGTTCAAGCACGAAATGCACAGCGGAAGGAGTCTGGTGGTACGCATAGCGATAACGAAGATAGTCATAGCGTCACGATACAAACAAAGcaaaaacaacaaaattcCGATAGACCTTTAAGgcggaagagaagaaagggtAGAGCAAGGACTACTAGTACTTCTCAATCGCAAAGTAGCAGTCGAAGAACCAGATTGAATTCCGCGGACTCGGACGAATCGTCCGGAGAAGAAAGCAATTCGATGCAATCGCCACCTTTGTTGAGCCAAAATCATTCGCAAAGTCGAGATGCTCCTTATCATCTGCATACTCCTGCCAAAAGTACGAACGAGAGCGTAGCTACAGCTGCACATCAAGGAATTCCAACGGCTGCTGGTTTACTATTGGCTTTAGCAAATTCTAACGCACCTGGACCGAGTTCGCCTCCTTTGCAACAACCAACACCAGTTAAAAGTCCAACTTGTGATAGTGGTGCAAGCAGCAGCTCCCAAAGTTCAACTCCATCCACTCCTTTATCTTCGGCTTGCTTGTTAGTCGCAGCAGCGGTTGGTCCTCTAGCTCCTGGCTTCAAATTTCCGAAAACCAAGAAAGTTCTAATGAATGAATGGTTAAAAGAGTCACCCGATCCACCGCAAAGCAATATATCTCAAATATCACCGTTACCAGCATTGCCACCGGCTTCTGCGACGAATTCGATAAATCCTCTTTGCAGATCTTCGGATTTTTCTTTACCAACGGACTCATCCGCAGAATTCTTAACGCAGAGTTACGCAGCTAAAAGTTTAGCTACTCTTGTGCAGGCGGCTAATTCGGTATCTGGAATATGCGATTCACCACCACAACGCAAGCAACAGGCAATCAGTGGACATACAGTTTGCCCTGTTTCTACGGGATCTGCCAAGAAAAGGTGGTTACGTCAAGCTATCTCTGAAGAATGTGATTCACCAAATAGTCGACCAGAGAGTCCGCCGGCTAGTGAAATGGTAGCTCCaccgaagaaaagaagaatagcTAGAGAAAGTTTATCGTCAGACAATTATACTCCACCCACTACACCTACTATGTTAGTCCCTGAGTCCACTTCGAACAATAGATCTTTGTGTCCTGTTGAA GACGATTTCATCGAGCACCTGCAATCCTCGTTGGTTGATCAGAATGAAGAAGGTCACACGACAACAGAATCTGTAAAGCAAGAGATTGCCTCACATGAACACGTAAATTCAAACGATATCGTACGGCAAAAGCTTTCGATAGATATTTCACAGGATTTTCatcttaaaaatgtaaaatccgAGAAACATTTAGTGATAGACATTTCGATAATGAAAGAAGAGAACATCGGGgtgaagaaagaagagaaagatgaAATGGATTGTGACACTTACATGCACTTGGAGTCAAAATCTTTCATCAAGAATGAATTGCGATCTGTTAAAAACGAACTGGTTAGCCATCAGAAAAATAGGAGCAAAaaggaatatattataaagaaagaagagaatttgGATATGGAGAAGGGTACCGTCGAGATAGTCGATCAAAACGAAGGAGACACAGAAATGGAAGATTTCAGCTCTCCAATCGCTGTTATGGAATCGGATGCAATTCTGAAGGAACGCGTGGCTGAGATGAAACTGGAATTCGGAGGTAGTATAAATGAGATGGTTAAAGTTGAAGATGATAAGTGTGATGATTATAAAAGATCCGAAGATATGAAGTGCGAAATCAAATCTGACGACAACATGTCGATCGACGAATTTGACGTTGAAGCTcaaatgaagaaaattactGGCGACGATGGAAATGATTATAAGGAAAAAGTAGACACTAGTTCGGAAAAGGATAAAAGCATGGATGGTATCGAGGGTCTGATGGAGAGTTCCAAAGAAGATTCCGAATCTGAGGATAAAGAAATAGATGACGTGAAATACGAGTCGTCATCGTTCAAATCGTTCAATTTAAACCACGAGGAAAAGTTATTCAAAGAATTCGGAAGCAAATCTGAATCAGAATGTATCATTGAGAATAGCATTAAAGAAATCGAACAGAGCCAGGAATCTCAGAAACTTGAACAGCCGTCCGCGTTCGTTACTTCATCCGAAGAATCCATTTTTGAGTCTGTGTCTTCCAACATGGACACAGAATCTATCACAGAACCACCAAAGAGTTTTCATTCCATTCCACCATTAAGTGAGCGAATTCGTAAAAAGACAGAAGCAACGAGTGCTCCAAAAAGCCAATTGAATTTTGAAGCCGCTATTATCGAGTCTACCATTGATATGGAGACGGAAGATGAATCCAAAAATGGTGAACAAAAGTCTATGCTCTCGACGGCGTTAAGGGAATTGCTGGAAGCTAAGTTGGATGATCTAACAAACGAGAGCGCTAAAGAAGAAGtgatcgaagaaaataatgtacCATACATCGAGCCAAAGTGTGAAACTTCTGAGCAGATTATAGAGATACAAGAGTGTACGACAAAACCAATCCCTCAAAATGTTCACAATGAAGAAACTCCAATAAAAGAGGAGGAAGCTCCGCCTAAGGAAATCAAACGATTAAAGGATCCGAGAACTGTCGTTCCAAATAGTATGCCAGCTCCTGCATTTAAACCCGAAACAATCCCTCCTGTTAAACGAAAG TTGTCCATATCAGAATACCGTAAACGCAAACAGCAATCGTCTGGCACGCCTCCAGAACCTGAACCGTCAAGCGATGCTTCTACAACAGATAAGGGGGGAGCTAGAGGTAGATCAGATAGTGCGAGCAGTGGAACTTCGTCGCTGAGTTCCGATGAGGAAGGTTCCAAAATCTCATTATCTCTTGATGTACCGACCCTAACCACATTACCGCTTTTCACGAACACAGAAGGCGAGGAAAAGAAAG GTGGTGAGGAAGGGACAATTGGTTGGTCTGCCGCGCCAACTTTAGTCGAACGTCAAAGAGAAAATCTTACAGAAAGATTGAAACGAGAATTTGGATTGTTCCTCAGCGACGACGAAGAGGAAAGAGCTCGCAAACATG GTTTAACGGCAGAGGCAATATTGAAAGCGCGTAAAACATCTCCACCTCATCCTACTGTATCAAATACCCCACCAGGTTACCCGGTACCTCAATTGCCTCCTCAACCCTATATACCTCCTCCAGGATCTGCATCCATCCATTATTCTCAGTTCCAAGCTAAACCTTGTCCCGTTCAGTACTCAAACTTCACAGTTCCACAGAATTCTGCGCAACAAGTTTATTCGAACGCTACACCTCAGACATCTGCAAAtaaacaaccacaacaattcTTAGTACCCCAAGCGTCTCAAGCACCACCAGGCTCAAATCCGTATCCTCCCCAGTTTATTCCACCGTCTACCACAGCAGTATCGATCTCCAAGTACACGCCTGTTACACCGCCACCTGGAAATCAAATGTATCCTGCATCTGGCCAATCGCAGAAACAGTTTTATAATCACCCGGCACCAAGGTCTTAA